A genomic segment from Flavobacterium sp. 9R encodes:
- a CDS encoding class I SAM-dependent RNA methyltransferase, producing the protein MENFKMIAKTFFGFEEILAKELRQLGAQEVEQGIRMVSFKGDKGFMYKANLSLRTALKVLKPIYSFRATNEAALYKGIASVNWSKYINANQTFVIDATVHSDHFNHSEFVSQKCKDAIVDQFRERTGQRPSIDKVFPDLRINVHIGKDQVSVALDTSGNSLHQRGYRTATNIAPINEVLAAGILLLSGWEGQGHFLDPMCGSGTFLAEAAMIACNIPANINRKEFAFEKWKDWDNDLFDQIMDSLLKKVKEFHYTIKGYDKAPSAVQKAKDNIKNANLDEYVTVAEENFFDTEKTTEGKLHMVFNPPYDERLDIHMEEFYKSIGDTLKKNYPGTNAWFITANLDALKFVGLKPSRKIKLFNASLEARLVKYEMYEGSKRTKFQTENKE; encoded by the coding sequence ATGGAGAATTTTAAAATGATAGCCAAAACCTTTTTTGGTTTTGAAGAAATATTGGCCAAAGAGTTGCGCCAATTGGGTGCGCAAGAGGTAGAGCAGGGGATTAGAATGGTGAGTTTTAAGGGAGATAAAGGATTTATGTATAAAGCCAATTTGTCTTTGCGTACTGCATTAAAGGTGTTAAAGCCAATTTATTCTTTTAGAGCAACCAATGAAGCAGCTTTGTATAAAGGTATTGCAAGTGTGAATTGGTCTAAATATATCAATGCCAATCAAACGTTTGTGATTGATGCAACGGTGCATTCGGATCATTTTAACCATTCGGAGTTTGTGTCTCAAAAATGTAAAGACGCGATTGTGGATCAGTTTAGAGAACGCACGGGTCAACGTCCAAGCATTGACAAAGTTTTTCCTGATTTACGAATCAATGTTCATATTGGCAAAGACCAAGTTTCCGTAGCATTGGATACTTCTGGAAATTCGTTGCACCAACGTGGCTACAGAACGGCTACAAATATTGCTCCTATCAACGAAGTTTTGGCAGCGGGTATTTTATTATTATCAGGTTGGGAAGGGCAAGGTCACTTTTTGGATCCGATGTGTGGTTCAGGAACATTTTTGGCCGAGGCCGCAATGATTGCTTGTAATATTCCTGCTAATATCAATCGAAAAGAATTTGCTTTTGAAAAATGGAAGGACTGGGATAATGATTTGTTTGACCAAATCATGGACAGTTTATTGAAAAAAGTAAAAGAGTTTCATTACACGATAAAAGGCTATGACAAAGCGCCAAGTGCGGTTCAAAAGGCCAAAGACAATATCAAAAATGCCAATTTAGACGAATACGTAACGGTTGCTGAAGAAAACTTTTTTGATACCGAAAAAACGACCGAAGGCAAATTGCATATGGTTTTCAATCCGCCGTATGACGAGCGATTGGATATTCACATGGAGGAATTCTACAAAAGTATTGGCGATACCTTGAAGAAGAATTATCCAGGTACCAATGCGTGGTTTATTACGGCGAATTTAGATGCTTTGAAATTTGTCGGTTTAAAACCTTCCAGAAAAATCAAATTGTTTAATGCTAGTTTAGAAGCGCGTTTGGTGAAATACGAAATGTACGAAGGAAGTAAAAGAACCAAGTTTCAGACCGAAAATAAAGAGTAA
- a CDS encoding DUF6452 family protein, with protein sequence MKKITLLLLVFCFSFSSCEKDDICDANTPTTPRMVIKFFDINNPTVEKSVTNLKVIGEGMTDGVIFNATASGESKFLANTSKISIPLKTNAATTTFSFILNSGSTNVAFINTDVIKFNYTTNEVYVSRACGFKTLFEMDANPPFEHTDGPASDTKWMKVVQLQKTNINNENETHLSIFF encoded by the coding sequence ATGAAAAAAATAACGCTTTTACTGTTGGTGTTTTGTTTCTCTTTTTCAAGTTGTGAGAAAGATGACATTTGCGATGCCAATACGCCTACTACACCTAGAATGGTGATTAAATTCTTCGATATCAACAATCCAACGGTTGAAAAAAGCGTGACGAATTTGAAAGTAATAGGCGAAGGAATGACCGATGGTGTGATTTTTAATGCTACGGCTTCTGGAGAATCAAAATTCTTGGCGAATACTTCAAAAATTTCGATTCCACTGAAAACCAATGCCGCTACAACTACTTTTAGTTTTATACTAAATTCTGGTAGTACCAATGTTGCCTTTATCAATACGGATGTGATTAAATTCAACTATACGACCAACGAAGTCTATGTGTCTAGAGCTTGTGGTTTCAAAACCTTGTTCGAAATGGATGCAAATCCTCCATTTGAACACACGGATGGACCAGCTTCTGATACCAAGTGGATGAAAGTAGTCCAATTGCAAAAAACTAACATAAACAACGAAAATGAAACACACCTTTCTATCTTTTTTTAG
- a CDS encoding CIA30 family protein → MHFLITLLFMMTQATTIYDFNKNSKASDWTIVNDGVMGGLSYGNFTINQAGNGVFSGTISLENNGGFSSVRYRFAPLATTAKSKVVLRIKGDGKSYQFRIKDQSSAYYSYITTFATTGEWETITINLNSLYPSFRGRRLEAANYNSDSFEEIVFLVGNKKQESFQLLLDSIVLQ, encoded by the coding sequence ATGCACTTTTTAATTACCCTACTTTTTATGATGACACAAGCCACTACGATCTATGATTTCAATAAAAATTCCAAAGCAAGCGATTGGACTATTGTTAATGATGGGGTTATGGGAGGGCTTTCTTATGGCAATTTTACCATAAACCAAGCTGGAAATGGTGTGTTTTCGGGTACGATTTCGTTAGAAAACAACGGAGGTTTTTCGTCTGTTCGGTATCGTTTTGCACCTTTGGCCACGACTGCCAAAAGTAAAGTGGTGTTGCGCATAAAAGGAGATGGCAAAAGTTATCAGTTCCGCATCAAAGATCAATCATCAGCCTATTATTCTTATATCACTACTTTTGCTACTACTGGCGAATGGGAAACCATTACCATTAACCTCAATAGCTTGTATCCTTCTTTTAGAGGGCGACGTTTAGAGGCTGCCAATTACAATAGCGATTCCTTTGAAGAAATTGTATTTTTAGTCGGAAACAAAAAACAAGAATCCTTCCAATTGCTTTTGGATAGTATCGTGTTGCAATAA
- a CDS encoding class I SAM-dependent methyltransferase codes for MSEDHKPTINHQEPSTKNWFTSWFDTPYYHILYKERNYREAQIFMDNLTQYLNLPDKAKVLDLACGKGRHAIYLSQLGYNVLGADLSENSIAEASRNSNTHLSFKVHDMREPFEEKFDAIFNLFTSFGYFEDEADNLKTLIAIKDSLSETGFAVIDFMNVNQVIETLVPEEVKTVDQIEFHIKRYVKEGHIYKEISFEDQGQHYHFTEKVRAFSLQDFQELMDEAGIYLLDIFGDYKLKKFHKTDSERLIMIFK; via the coding sequence ATGTCTGAAGACCACAAACCCACTATAAACCACCAAGAGCCATCCACCAAAAATTGGTTTACCTCTTGGTTTGACACTCCTTACTATCATATCCTTTACAAAGAACGCAACTATCGTGAGGCGCAAATTTTTATGGATAATTTGACTCAGTATCTCAACTTACCTGATAAAGCAAAAGTCTTAGATTTAGCCTGTGGGAAAGGCCGTCACGCCATTTATTTGAGTCAATTAGGATACAATGTTTTGGGAGCGGATTTGTCTGAAAACAGCATTGCTGAGGCGAGCAGAAACAGCAACACTCATTTATCCTTTAAAGTGCACGATATGCGTGAACCTTTTGAAGAAAAATTTGACGCTATTTTCAATCTATTCACCAGTTTTGGCTATTTTGAAGATGAGGCTGATAATCTGAAAACTTTAATAGCCATCAAAGACAGTCTATCCGAAACAGGATTTGCTGTGATTGATTTTATGAATGTGAATCAAGTCATTGAAACCCTAGTTCCCGAAGAAGTTAAAACGGTAGACCAAATCGAGTTTCACATCAAAAGATATGTAAAAGAAGGACATATTTACAAAGAAATCAGCTTTGAAGACCAAGGGCAACACTATCATTTCACCGAAAAAGTAAGAGCTTTTAGTTTACAAGATTTTCAAGAACTAATGGACGAAGCTGGAATTTATCTGTTGGATATTTTTGGCGATTACAAGCTTAAAAAATTCCACAAAACAGATAGTGAACGTTTAATTATGATTTTTAAATAA
- a CDS encoding ZIP family metal transporter: MNYLLPLIAVILGYILALVIQPKKKSNLKLLLAFSGSFLLSVTVISLLPEVYETKNTTIGLYIMLGILFQIILEFFSKGAEHGHVHGHQTITHIPWLLFISLCIHALLEGFPVGNHHDLAIGIAIHHLPIAIILTTFFVQAQLNKKAIFAFMITFAMMTPLGTLASNYIPGLQEYTTEITAIVIGILFHISSTIIFESSEGHKFNVAKVSMIILGILLAILL, translated from the coding sequence ATGAATTACCTCTTGCCTTTAATTGCTGTAATCCTCGGGTATATCTTGGCATTAGTGATCCAGCCCAAAAAGAAATCCAACCTGAAACTTCTTTTGGCTTTTAGCGGTTCATTTTTGCTATCCGTTACAGTGATCAGTTTATTACCAGAGGTCTACGAAACCAAAAACACCACTATTGGTCTCTATATTATGTTGGGTATTTTGTTTCAAATCATATTAGAATTCTTCTCTAAAGGTGCTGAACACGGACACGTTCACGGTCATCAAACCATAACACACATTCCTTGGTTGTTATTCATAAGCCTTTGTATTCATGCTTTATTAGAAGGATTTCCTGTTGGCAACCACCACGATTTGGCCATCGGAATTGCTATTCACCACCTGCCAATAGCCATTATCTTGACTACCTTTTTTGTACAAGCACAACTCAACAAAAAAGCCATTTTTGCGTTCATGATTACTTTTGCCATGATGACCCCTCTGGGCACATTAGCCTCCAATTATATTCCTGGATTACAAGAATACACCACCGAAATCACCGCCATCGTTATCGGGATTTTGTTTCATATCTCCTCTACCATCATTTTTGAAAGCAGCGAAGGACACAAATTCAACGTGGCCAAAGTATCCATGATCATATTGGGAATTCTATTAGCAATACTATTGTAA
- a CDS encoding VOC family protein yields the protein MKKYTLIFLNVLLLASAVGCGNSESKSSKNSAKEAIAKQSLTQKSTPITQKITPCLWVDKDAKAVVKYYLSIFKDGKLKEYHRYKNPPQDNGQAGQEFFETAVMEIGDIEFSILAAGPYFKFNESISFVVNCKDQTEVDYYWEALTANGGEEGTCGWCKDKYGLSWQVVPVEYFELINNPDAKVREKAMKNTFKQKKLILSELK from the coding sequence ATGAAAAAGTATACACTTATCTTTTTGAATGTATTGCTATTGGCTAGTGCCGTAGGTTGTGGAAATTCTGAATCAAAATCTTCCAAGAACAGTGCAAAAGAAGCTATTGCCAAGCAATCTTTGACCCAAAAGTCAACTCCAATTACCCAAAAAATCACACCTTGTCTTTGGGTTGATAAAGATGCAAAAGCGGTGGTGAAGTATTACCTTTCTATTTTCAAAGACGGTAAACTAAAAGAATACCATCGTTACAAAAATCCACCACAAGATAACGGACAAGCAGGTCAAGAATTTTTCGAAACAGCAGTTATGGAAATTGGGGATATAGAGTTTAGTATTTTGGCGGCGGGACCCTACTTCAAGTTTAACGAATCCATTTCCTTTGTTGTAAATTGCAAAGACCAAACAGAAGTGGATTATTATTGGGAGGCTTTGACCGCCAATGGAGGAGAAGAAGGCACTTGCGGATGGTGTAAAGACAAATATGGACTTTCGTGGCAAGTGGTTCCCGTGGAGTATTTCGAGCTCATTAACAACCCTGATGCTAAAGTTAGAGAAAAAGCAATGAAGAATACTTTTAAACAAAAGAAGTTGATACTATCAGAGCTTAAATAA
- a CDS encoding DUF6048 family protein, whose translation MKHTFLSFFSGCLLFSLFTVQAQETTTTTTPPKATNILPAKPKQELEKLPTKKKDTVVPPKFNRYGLRVGADLYKLTRGLYDSNYKGIELVGDYRITKKYFLAAELGTENKTTEDDRLTSTAKGSYLKAGFDYNAYENWLDMENIISIGMRAGFSSFSQELNSYKIYNPNPYWGEVPVVVAGKNYSGLTATWVEVVAGVKAKVFNNVFVGFSLRLNRLITNKTPSGFDNLYIPGFNRTYNGDFGVGFNYTVSYFVPLYKKKVLPAEKAKKEEKKPKK comes from the coding sequence ATGAAACACACCTTTCTATCTTTTTTTAGTGGCTGCTTGCTCTTTTCTTTGTTTACCGTTCAAGCTCAAGAAACGACCACAACTACTACACCTCCAAAAGCAACCAATATCCTTCCTGCAAAACCAAAGCAAGAATTAGAAAAATTGCCTACCAAAAAAAAGGACACCGTTGTTCCTCCAAAATTCAATCGCTATGGTCTAAGAGTAGGTGCTGATTTATACAAACTGACCAGAGGTTTGTACGACAGTAACTATAAAGGAATTGAGTTGGTGGGAGATTACCGCATAACGAAAAAATATTTTTTGGCTGCCGAATTGGGTACTGAAAACAAAACCACCGAAGACGACCGATTGACTTCCACCGCCAAAGGTTCTTACCTAAAAGCGGGATTCGATTATAACGCATACGAAAACTGGTTGGATATGGAAAACATCATCTCGATTGGGATGCGCGCAGGTTTTTCGAGCTTTAGCCAAGAATTGAATAGCTACAAAATCTACAATCCTAATCCGTATTGGGGAGAAGTTCCTGTTGTGGTTGCAGGAAAAAATTACAGTGGTTTAACGGCTACTTGGGTAGAAGTTGTGGCGGGCGTAAAAGCCAAAGTATTCAACAACGTTTTTGTGGGTTTCAGTTTGCGATTAAACCGCTTAATTACCAACAAAACTCCAAGTGGATTTGATAATTTGTACATTCCAGGTTTTAACCGAACGTATAATGGTGATTTTGGCGTAGGTTTCAACTATACTGTTTCGTACTTTGTTCCGCTATACAAGAAAAAAGTACTTCCTGCTGAAAAAGCAAAAAAAGAAGAGAAAAAGCCGAAGAAATAG
- the rlmD gene encoding 23S rRNA (uracil(1939)-C(5))-methyltransferase RlmD, with protein sequence MAKKNTDKVVFHQIKVLDAGAKGVSVAKAPDGKVVFISNVVPGDVVDVQTFKKRKAYYEGKAVKFHEFSEHRVDPICEHFGVCGGCKWQNMKYSQQLFFKHNEVKNHLQRIGKIELPDFEPILGSEKQFFYRNKMEFSFSNSRWLTEDEIGSSEELDNKNALGFHIPKMWDKILDINKCHLQEDPSNAIRNEVREFANANGLTFFNPRAHEGLLRTLMLRTASTGEIMVLIQFFEDDQANRELLLDHLYTKFPQITSLQYVINNKANDTLYDTNIQLYKGRDYILEEMEGLKFSINAKSFYQTNSDQAYELYKITRDFAGLTGNETVYDLYTGTGTIAQFVSKKAKKVIGVESVPEAIKDAKANAERNNITNCEFFVGDMKVVFNEAFIAQHGKPDVIITDPPRDGMHAAVIDQILKIEPQKVVYVSCNSATQARDLALMDEKYKVTRVRPVDMFPQTHHVENVVLLERR encoded by the coding sequence ATGGCAAAGAAAAATACAGACAAAGTTGTCTTTCATCAGATAAAAGTCCTTGATGCTGGAGCAAAAGGCGTGTCGGTGGCTAAAGCGCCCGACGGTAAAGTAGTGTTCATCTCGAATGTCGTGCCTGGCGACGTGGTGGATGTGCAAACATTCAAGAAAAGAAAAGCCTATTACGAAGGCAAAGCCGTGAAGTTTCACGAGTTCTCAGAACACCGCGTTGACCCAATTTGTGAGCATTTTGGGGTGTGTGGCGGTTGCAAATGGCAAAATATGAAGTACAGCCAGCAATTGTTTTTTAAACACAACGAGGTGAAAAACCACCTGCAACGCATTGGTAAAATTGAATTACCGGATTTCGAACCGATTTTGGGTTCTGAAAAACAGTTTTTCTACCGTAACAAAATGGAGTTTTCGTTTTCGAATAGCCGTTGGCTAACCGAAGACGAAATAGGAAGTAGCGAGGAATTGGACAATAAAAATGCCTTGGGTTTTCATATTCCTAAAATGTGGGACAAAATCCTAGACATCAATAAATGTCATTTGCAAGAAGACCCTTCGAACGCGATTCGCAACGAAGTGCGTGAATTTGCCAATGCAAACGGTTTGACGTTCTTTAACCCAAGAGCGCACGAAGGTTTGTTGCGTACGCTTATGTTGCGCACGGCTTCGACTGGCGAAATCATGGTGTTGATTCAGTTTTTTGAAGACGATCAAGCCAATAGAGAGTTGTTGTTGGATCATTTGTATACTAAATTTCCGCAGATTACGTCTTTACAGTACGTAATCAACAACAAAGCAAACGATACGTTATACGATACGAATATTCAGTTGTACAAAGGACGCGATTACATCCTAGAAGAAATGGAAGGCTTGAAATTTAGTATCAACGCCAAATCGTTTTACCAAACCAACTCGGATCAAGCCTACGAGCTATACAAAATCACAAGAGATTTCGCTGGATTGACTGGTAACGAAACAGTGTATGATTTGTACACAGGAACGGGAACTATCGCTCAGTTTGTATCGAAAAAAGCCAAAAAAGTGATTGGTGTTGAAAGCGTACCCGAAGCGATTAAAGACGCCAAAGCCAACGCCGAACGAAATAATATCACGAATTGTGAGTTCTTTGTAGGAGATATGAAAGTGGTGTTCAACGAAGCGTTTATCGCTCAACACGGCAAACCAGACGTAATCATCACTGATCCACCAAGAGACGGAATGCACGCGGCGGTTATTGATCAAATCTTGAAAATTGAGCCTCAAAAAGTGGTGTATGTGAGTTGTAATTCGGCTACACAAGCTCGTGATTTGGCTTTGATGGATGAGAAGTACAAAGTGACACGCGTTCGACCTGTGGATATGTTTCCGCAAACGCATCACGTGGAGAATGTGGTGTTGTTGGAACGTCGTTAG